Proteins encoded by one window of Hyphomicrobium nitrativorans NL23:
- a CDS encoding stimulus-sensing domain-containing protein: MALETERTPATATGLDAVTSGLRRQAAALLPWPRRLLRRVSKAMARHSRWWQGTFVFRFLSASLLRRILAANLAGLVVVIGGIFYFSEHNVWLLEAKRESLRVQGEIIAAAIASDARIEPGRLIIPTDDLLSPQDHADDAFAAHELSIRPERVAPILRRLIQPTQRRARVYSRDGTLVMDSATLLMRGQLNRHEPKVEDGTRLRTKNFWTRLKSLMIGEELPVYREIGNANGTSYREVRRALEGTTTAMLLLNEKGEQIVSTAVPIKRGGVVQGVLLMSTPPGEIDDILSEERALIWVLAAFALIATLVSSLMLARTVAGPIRRLSASAEHVSRNISARHELPDYAHRTDEVGQMASAFASMTDALYRRAEASESFAADVAHELKNPLTAARSMAEALAYAKTEEQRQEVVRQIQNELKRLNRLITDVSNASRLDAELARQQMGPVDVTSVAASVAQIFRDILSSDSRLVATEIAPAPFEGAFLVSGHAGRLGQVLTNLVDNAVSFSPEASTVTVHVRRVAGIVELAVEDEGPGIPDDRLSIIFDRFYTDRPDTEAVRGKNSGLGLSISREIIRAHGGEISAENRRGALQAADDKPLGARFVVRLPALVASARSGMTSGRRAAPASDRHHDAPRDRV; the protein is encoded by the coding sequence ATGGCGCTCGAAACCGAGCGAACGCCGGCGACTGCCACCGGGCTCGACGCTGTCACGTCCGGGCTGCGGAGGCAGGCGGCCGCGCTTCTGCCGTGGCCCCGCAGGCTGCTGCGTCGGGTCTCGAAGGCGATGGCCCGGCATTCGCGCTGGTGGCAGGGCACGTTCGTTTTCCGCTTCCTCAGCGCAAGCCTGCTCCGCCGTATCCTTGCCGCCAATCTCGCAGGCCTCGTCGTCGTCATCGGCGGCATCTTCTATTTCAGCGAGCACAACGTCTGGCTGCTCGAAGCGAAGCGGGAGTCGCTGCGCGTCCAGGGCGAGATCATCGCCGCTGCCATCGCGAGCGATGCGCGGATCGAGCCTGGCCGCCTGATCATTCCGACCGATGATTTGCTGTCGCCTCAGGACCACGCGGACGATGCGTTCGCCGCGCACGAGCTATCGATCCGTCCCGAACGCGTGGCGCCCATTCTGCGCCGCCTGATCCAGCCGACGCAGCGTCGTGCCCGCGTCTACAGCCGCGACGGCACGCTGGTCATGGATTCGGCAACTTTGCTGATGCGTGGCCAGCTCAACCGCCACGAGCCGAAGGTCGAAGATGGCACGCGGCTGCGCACGAAAAACTTTTGGACACGCCTCAAGTCTTTGATGATCGGAGAGGAGTTGCCGGTCTACCGCGAGATCGGCAACGCCAACGGCACCTCCTACCGCGAGGTCCGGCGCGCCCTCGAAGGCACGACGACGGCCATGCTGCTGCTCAACGAGAAGGGCGAGCAGATCGTCTCGACGGCCGTGCCCATCAAGCGAGGCGGCGTCGTGCAAGGCGTCCTTCTGATGTCGACCCCGCCGGGCGAGATCGACGACATTCTCTCCGAGGAACGCGCGCTCATCTGGGTGCTCGCGGCTTTTGCGCTCATCGCCACCCTGGTGAGTTCGCTGATGCTGGCGCGCACGGTGGCGGGGCCGATCCGCCGCCTCTCCGCCTCCGCCGAGCATGTGAGCCGCAACATCTCGGCCCGCCATGAGTTGCCCGACTATGCGCACCGCACCGATGAAGTGGGGCAGATGGCGTCCGCCTTCGCCTCCATGACGGATGCGCTCTATCGGCGCGCCGAAGCGAGCGAGAGCTTCGCCGCCGACGTGGCGCATGAGTTGAAAAACCCGCTGACCGCGGCCCGCTCGATGGCTGAAGCGCTTGCCTACGCCAAGACGGAGGAACAGCGCCAGGAAGTTGTGCGCCAGATCCAGAACGAGCTGAAACGGCTCAACCGTCTGATCACCGACGTGTCCAACGCCTCTCGTCTCGACGCGGAGTTGGCACGCCAGCAGATGGGCCCGGTCGACGTGACCAGCGTGGCCGCGAGCGTCGCGCAGATTTTCCGCGACATCCTTTCGAGCGACAGCCGCCTCGTGGCGACGGAGATCGCGCCCGCCCCGTTCGAAGGCGCGTTTCTCGTGAGCGGCCACGCCGGCCGTCTCGGCCAGGTGTTGACCAACCTCGTGGACAATGCAGTTTCGTTTTCTCCGGAAGCGAGCACCGTGACGGTGCACGTGCGCCGCGTCGCCGGCATCGTCGAGCTGGCGGTGGAGGATGAAGGCCCCGGCATTCCCGATGACCGCCTTAGCATCATCTTCGACCGCTTTTACACGGATCGCCCCGACACCGAGGCGGTGCGCGGCAAGAACTCCGGGCTCGGCCTTTCGATCTCGCGTGAGATCATTCGCGCCCACGGCGGTGAAATCTCGGCCGAGAACAGGCGAGGCGCACTGCAGGCGGCGGACGACAAGCCTCTCGGCGCACGGTTCGTCGTGCGCCTGCCCGCGCTCGTTGCCTCGGCCCGCTCCGGCATGACCAGCGGCCGGCGCGCGGCGCCTGCTTCGGATCGGCACCATGACGCGCCCCGCGACCGAGTTTGA
- a CDS encoding response regulator transcription factor, with protein MKEKSTIALVDDERNILTSLGMALEAEGYKVRTYSDGASALEALTEDPADLGIFDIKMPRMDGMELLRRVRQQSDMPVIFLTSKDEEIDELFGLKMGADDYIAKPFSQRLIVERVRAILRRLQPKDGQAAETTVAHTLERGKLKLDPERHTCHWDARPVTLTVTEFLILQALAQRPGVVKTRDALMDAAYDDQVYVDDRTIDSHIKRLRKKFKQVDDSFDVIETLYGVGYRFKEA; from the coding sequence ATGAAAGAGAAGAGCACGATCGCGCTTGTAGATGACGAGCGCAACATCCTGACGTCACTCGGGATGGCGCTCGAAGCCGAAGGCTACAAGGTGCGCACCTATTCCGACGGTGCGTCCGCGCTTGAGGCTCTGACCGAGGATCCCGCCGACCTCGGCATCTTCGATATCAAGATGCCGCGCATGGACGGCATGGAGTTGCTCCGCCGCGTGCGGCAGCAGTCCGACATGCCCGTGATCTTCCTCACCTCGAAGGACGAGGAGATCGACGAACTGTTCGGCCTCAAGATGGGCGCCGACGATTACATCGCAAAACCCTTCTCGCAGCGCCTCATCGTGGAGCGCGTGCGCGCGATCCTGCGCCGCCTGCAACCGAAGGACGGCCAGGCCGCGGAGACGACCGTCGCCCACACCCTGGAGCGCGGAAAGCTCAAGCTCGATCCGGAGCGCCACACCTGCCACTGGGATGCCCGCCCGGTGACGCTGACCGTGACGGAATTTCTGATCCTCCAGGCGCTCGCGCAGCGCCCCGGCGTGGTCAAGACGCGCGACGCGCTGATGGATGCCGCCTACGACGACCAAGTTTACGTTGACGACCGCACAATCGACAGTCATATCAAACGCTTGCGTAAGAAGTTCAAGCAGGTCGACGATAGCTTCGATGTCATCGAGACGCTCTACGGCGTCGGCTACCGCTTCAAAGAGGCATAG
- a CDS encoding HugZ family protein has translation MAVTDPGTPSNAPRDALPPAEAARVLTRRALKASLATLESTTGHPYASLVTIATDVDGTPLLLISTLALHTKNLLADGRASLLFDGTDATGDPLAGGRVTLMGRAQKSERAAARSRFLARQPHAAGYADFPDFAFYELVPDRAHYIGGFGRIVDLDPRDLLLDISDAASLVAGHDDIVAHMNEDHAAANELYATVLAGAPSGPWSMTGIDPEGFDLVCDGMTARLTFDNRVTSPEEARRELVALVARARERQPIR, from the coding sequence ATGGCTGTCACCGATCCCGGCACCCCGTCCAACGCACCGCGAGACGCGCTCCCGCCCGCCGAGGCCGCCCGCGTGCTCACGCGCCGAGCCCTCAAAGCGTCGCTTGCCACGCTCGAAAGTACGACCGGCCATCCTTACGCCTCGCTGGTCACAATCGCAACCGATGTGGACGGCACGCCCCTCCTCCTGATCTCAACCCTCGCCCTCCACACGAAAAATCTCCTCGCCGACGGCCGGGCGAGCCTGCTGTTCGACGGCACAGACGCCACCGGAGACCCGCTCGCGGGCGGACGGGTCACGCTGATGGGGCGCGCGCAGAAGAGCGAGCGCGCCGCCGCACGGAGCCGGTTCCTCGCGCGCCAACCGCACGCCGCGGGCTATGCCGATTTTCCGGATTTCGCCTTCTACGAACTCGTCCCGGATCGGGCGCATTACATCGGCGGGTTCGGACGCATCGTCGATCTCGATCCGCGCGATCTATTGCTCGACATCTCGGACGCCGCGTCCCTCGTCGCCGGTCACGACGACATCGTCGCGCATATGAACGAAGATCATGCGGCGGCGAACGAGCTTTATGCCACCGTGCTCGCGGGAGCACCGAGCGGACCGTGGAGCATGACCGGCATCGATCCCGAAGGCTTCGATCTCGTCTGCGACGGCATGACAGCGCGTCTCACCTTCGACAACCGCGTAACCTCCCCTGAGGAAGCGCGCCGCGAATTGGTGGCTCTCGTCGCACGTGCGCGGGAGCGTCAACCGATACGTTAG
- a CDS encoding phosphoenolpyruvate carboxykinase (GTP), whose amino-acid sequence MNAAPPVKIATTNSAVLSFVEDCRKLFAPGAVHWCSGSQAEYQHLLHRMVQMGTALWLDPDKRPNSVIVRSDPADVARVEDQTFICSVSESDAGPTNNWANPGKMKVTLERLFDGAMMGRTMYVIPYSMGPIGSPIARIGIMVTDSAYAAANMHIMTRVGDEVLKALGDNTDFVRGHHTVGVPLKRQTWADEPWPCNTTKYICHFPETREIWSFGSGYGGNALLGKKCHALRIASVQARDEGWLAEHMLILKLTNPEGQSKFIAAAFPSACGKTNLAMVIPTIPGWKAETIGDDICWMKFGADGRLYAINPETGFFGVAPGTSRETNLNAMKTLDANCIFTNVGMTDDDDFYWENMGEDPPPHLTDWLRRSWSPASGRPAAHPNARFTAPAAQCPVIAKEWDDPKGVPIDAILFGGRRASVVPLVSEALSWQHGTFLGATMASEKTAAAAGKIGDVRRDPMAMLPFCGYHMGDYFQHWLDIGEKGGSAMPKIFYVNWFRKSADGKFLWPGYAENSRVLKWIFERCDGADNAVETPIGRLPADGALDLDGLDVPGEDLAELLKVDVEGWKGELPSIREHFATFGDKLPAGLREELAALEQRLG is encoded by the coding sequence ATGAACGCCGCGCCTCCCGTAAAGATCGCAACGACGAATTCGGCGGTTCTTTCGTTCGTCGAAGACTGCCGAAAGTTGTTCGCACCAGGCGCCGTTCACTGGTGCAGCGGCAGCCAGGCGGAATACCAGCATCTGCTGCACAGAATGGTGCAGATGGGAACGGCGCTGTGGCTGGACCCGGACAAGCGCCCCAACTCGGTGATCGTGCGGTCCGATCCGGCAGACGTCGCCCGCGTGGAAGATCAGACGTTCATCTGCTCGGTGTCCGAATCCGACGCCGGGCCGACCAACAATTGGGCAAATCCCGGAAAGATGAAGGTCACGCTCGAACGCCTGTTCGACGGCGCGATGATGGGGCGGACGATGTACGTGATCCCCTATTCGATGGGGCCGATCGGATCGCCGATCGCACGGATCGGCATCATGGTGACCGACAGCGCCTATGCGGCCGCCAATATGCACATCATGACGCGCGTCGGCGACGAGGTGCTCAAGGCTCTCGGCGACAACACGGATTTCGTGCGCGGACACCACACGGTCGGCGTGCCGCTCAAGCGGCAGACGTGGGCCGACGAGCCGTGGCCCTGCAATACCACGAAGTACATCTGCCATTTCCCGGAAACGCGCGAGATCTGGTCGTTCGGCTCCGGCTACGGCGGAAACGCGCTTCTCGGCAAGAAGTGCCATGCGCTCCGCATCGCGTCCGTGCAGGCCCGCGACGAAGGCTGGCTCGCCGAGCACATGCTGATCCTCAAGCTCACCAATCCGGAAGGCCAATCCAAATTCATCGCCGCCGCCTTCCCGTCCGCATGCGGCAAGACCAATCTCGCCATGGTGATCCCCACCATTCCCGGCTGGAAGGCCGAGACCATCGGCGACGACATCTGCTGGATGAAATTCGGCGCGGACGGGCGTCTCTACGCGATCAACCCCGAGACCGGCTTCTTCGGCGTGGCGCCCGGCACATCGCGCGAGACAAACCTCAACGCGATGAAGACGCTCGACGCCAACTGCATCTTCACCAACGTCGGAATGACCGACGACGACGACTTCTACTGGGAGAACATGGGCGAAGATCCGCCCCCGCACCTGACGGACTGGCTGCGCCGGTCCTGGTCGCCCGCGTCCGGCCGGCCCGCAGCGCACCCCAACGCGCGCTTCACGGCACCGGCCGCGCAATGTCCCGTCATCGCCAAGGAGTGGGACGACCCCAAAGGCGTACCGATCGACGCCATTCTTTTCGGCGGACGGCGGGCGTCCGTCGTGCCGCTCGTCTCGGAGGCGCTCTCGTGGCAGCACGGCACCTTCCTTGGTGCGACCATGGCGTCCGAAAAGACCGCCGCGGCTGCGGGTAAGATCGGAGACGTTCGGCGGGACCCGATGGCGATGCTGCCCTTCTGCGGCTATCACATGGGCGACTACTTCCAGCACTGGCTCGACATCGGCGAGAAGGGCGGCAGCGCCATGCCCAAGATCTTCTATGTCAACTGGTTCAGAAAGAGCGCCGACGGCAAGTTCCTGTGGCCGGGCTATGCGGAAAACAGCCGCGTGCTGAAATGGATCTTCGAGCGGTGCGACGGCGCGGACAACGCGGTCGAAACCCCCATCGGGCGGCTGCCCGCCGACGGCGCGCTCGATCTCGACGGGCTCGATGTGCCGGGCGAGGATCTAGCTGAATTGCTCAAGGTCGACGTCGAGGGCTGGAAAGGCGAACTCCCCTCCATCCGCGAGCACTTCGCCACTTTCGGCGATAAGCTTCCGGCTGGCCTCCGAGAGGAGTTGGCGGCGCTGGAGCAGCGGCTCGGATAA
- a CDS encoding peroxiredoxin family protein: MLDWLSKFIGRRHDAPPPSAISPIRVSLDDRIVSVRDEKGRVALIEWGEIERVHVAVDKSDPEHEIQWVLSDRDGRASLSVPMGAEGEGPFIKAMQARLADFDNMAVVEALSSPTNGEFQVWPPSTSPSKDVPMRDAAEQAVLICETQRPCLPPPDVCPVPGYGGRLISCERTSMFDPENPPELAAAAWFNADSSLTLASLKGKVVLLAAFQQHCPGSLKHGLPQAARIAGAFSDDEVVVIGLNTPFEHADKQDKAALEAFVAEHELKFPVALDKTTGGPLPETMDAFEIQGTPAVLLFDRQGRLRRHYLGQVDDLRLGAEIMALTLEARNAPREQSIALERRLAAVLADPNDHAHGDGCGCGHDHGHSHDHSHGHDHGHDHHHHAHDGGCCGGHGHKHEADHSHEHTHAGGHDGCGCGHKH; the protein is encoded by the coding sequence ATGCTGGACTGGCTTTCGAAGTTCATCGGGCGACGCCATGACGCGCCGCCGCCCAGCGCGATCTCGCCGATCCGCGTTTCGCTCGACGATAGGATCGTATCCGTTCGCGACGAAAAGGGGCGCGTTGCCCTCATCGAGTGGGGCGAGATCGAGCGCGTTCACGTTGCGGTCGACAAATCCGACCCGGAGCACGAGATTCAGTGGGTGCTTTCGGACCGTGACGGGCGGGCCAGTCTTTCGGTGCCGATGGGCGCGGAGGGCGAGGGCCCCTTCATCAAGGCCATGCAGGCGCGTCTGGCCGACTTCGACAACATGGCCGTCGTCGAGGCGCTGAGCAGCCCCACAAACGGGGAATTCCAGGTTTGGCCCCCCTCGACTTCGCCGTCTAAAGACGTTCCGATGCGCGATGCCGCAGAACAAGCGGTTTTGATCTGTGAAACGCAAAGGCCGTGCCTCCCGCCCCCTGACGTGTGCCCCGTTCCGGGCTATGGTGGGCGCCTCATCTCCTGCGAAAGGACATCTATGTTCGACCCCGAGAACCCGCCAGAGCTTGCCGCCGCCGCCTGGTTTAACGCCGATTCCTCCCTGACGCTGGCAAGCCTCAAGGGCAAGGTCGTCCTGCTCGCCGCCTTCCAGCAGCATTGCCCCGGCAGCCTCAAGCACGGCCTTCCGCAGGCGGCGCGCATCGCGGGCGCCTTCAGCGACGACGAGGTGGTCGTGATCGGGCTCAACACGCCCTTCGAGCACGCCGACAAGCAGGACAAAGCCGCCCTCGAAGCGTTCGTCGCCGAGCATGAGCTGAAATTTCCGGTGGCGCTCGACAAGACCACCGGCGGTCCCCTGCCGGAAACGATGGACGCGTTCGAAATTCAGGGCACACCTGCGGTGCTGCTGTTCGACCGGCAGGGCCGGCTGCGGCGGCATTACCTCGGACAGGTGGACGATCTGAGGCTCGGCGCCGAGATCATGGCGCTCACGCTCGAAGCACGGAATGCGCCGCGTGAGCAGTCAATCGCACTTGAGCGGCGCCTGGCGGCCGTGCTCGCCGACCCCAACGATCACGCGCACGGCGACGGCTGCGGATGCGGGCACGACCACGGCCATTCTCACGATCATTCCCATGGGCACGATCATGGCCACGACCATCATCACCACGCCCATGACGGCGGGTGCTGTGGCGGGCACGGTCACAAGCACGAGGCCGATCACAGCCACGAGCACACCCACGCGGGCGGCCATGACGGGTGCGGCTGCGGCCATAAGCACTGA
- a CDS encoding HAD family hydrolase — protein sequence MTERATGRKTERDEDDAPAHTDASSAKSKTASKPVEAFDKKTIALVYDFDGTLSPRPMQEYSFLPQLGIEASAFWDECTRVAREQGADPLITYMHLMYKKAREKGLRIDRDDLVRQGADVALFPGVAEWFDEIAEYIGIRAESAGVELRHYLVSSGLTEIIEGTSIRRHFHNVFASEYWFDAYELPFPKRVITDTGKTQYLFRINKGIEDLGESINAHMAEELRPIPFRNMIYFGDGETDVPSMALMRKSGGHAIAVHPEERGKGYDTCVELFRAGRVDFFAAADYRRGSDLFKRTCLLLDRILTDIAVQEEAWGIGVEMQG from the coding sequence ATGACCGAGCGCGCGACGGGGCGCAAGACGGAACGGGACGAGGACGACGCGCCCGCGCATACGGACGCTTCTTCGGCAAAATCGAAGACGGCGTCCAAGCCCGTAGAGGCCTTCGACAAGAAGACCATCGCGCTCGTCTACGACTTCGACGGCACGCTCTCCCCGCGCCCGATGCAGGAATACTCCTTCTTGCCGCAACTCGGCATCGAAGCATCCGCTTTCTGGGACGAGTGCACCCGCGTCGCGCGCGAGCAGGGCGCGGACCCGCTCATCACCTACATGCACCTGATGTACAAAAAGGCGCGCGAGAAGGGCCTCAGGATCGACCGCGACGACCTCGTGCGCCAGGGCGCGGACGTGGCGCTGTTTCCCGGTGTTGCCGAATGGTTCGACGAGATCGCGGAATACATCGGTATCCGTGCGGAAAGCGCGGGCGTGGAGCTTCGGCATTACCTCGTCTCATCCGGGCTCACCGAAATCATCGAAGGCACCTCGATCCGCCGCCACTTCCACAACGTGTTCGCGTCCGAATACTGGTTCGACGCTTACGAGCTGCCGTTTCCGAAGCGGGTGATCACGGACACGGGTAAGACGCAGTATCTCTTCCGCATCAACAAGGGCATCGAGGATCTCGGCGAGAGCATCAACGCGCACATGGCGGAAGAGCTGCGGCCGATCCCGTTCCGGAACATGATCTATTTCGGCGACGGCGAGACCGACGTGCCCTCCATGGCGCTGATGCGCAAGAGCGGCGGGCACGCGATTGCCGTGCATCCGGAAGAGCGCGGCAAGGGCTACGATACGTGCGTCGAGCTGTTCCGCGCGGGGCGGGTCGATTTCTTCGCGGCTGCCGATTACCGGCGCGGGTCCGATCTCTTCAAGCGCACATGCCTTCTGCTCGACCGCATCCTCACCGACATCGCCGTGCAGGAGGAAGCGTGGGGGATTGGCGTCGAGATGCAGGGTTAG
- a CDS encoding SH3 domain-containing protein — MRDPFVGRALGLVLATCLGSNFAGHSVRADDRPRFWAVTGVAPGDVLNLRDVPHGDSKKLAGIPPDTRGLKHLGCLTPEPSLDRWMIMTESERINAKLQWCRVEYRGMQGWVAARFLKPDP, encoded by the coding sequence ATGAGAGACCCGTTCGTCGGCCGCGCGCTCGGCCTCGTTCTCGCGACCTGTTTGGGGTCGAACTTTGCCGGCCATAGTGTCCGCGCCGACGATCGGCCGCGCTTCTGGGCCGTGACGGGCGTCGCACCCGGCGACGTTCTCAACCTGCGCGACGTACCGCACGGCGATAGCAAGAAACTCGCGGGCATCCCGCCCGATACGCGCGGTCTCAAGCACCTCGGCTGCCTCACGCCGGAACCGAGTCTCGACCGCTGGATGATCATGACCGAGAGCGAACGCATCAACGCGAAGCTCCAATGGTGTCGCGTCGAATATCGCGGCATGCAGGGTTGGGTCGCCGCGCGATTTCTGAAGCCCGATCCATGA
- the pqqA gene encoding pyrroloquinoline quinone precursor peptide PqqA, with translation MKTWNKPSVREQEVGLEVTSYLPAEIDII, from the coding sequence ATGAAGACCTGGAACAAGCCCTCGGTTCGCGAGCAGGAAGTCGGCCTCGAAGTGACCTCGTACCTGCCGGCTGAGATCGACATCATCTAA
- the pqqA gene encoding pyrroloquinoline quinone precursor peptide PqqA, which produces MKTWMKPSVREQEVGLEVTSYLPAEIDII; this is translated from the coding sequence ATGAAGACTTGGATGAAGCCGTCGGTTCGCGAGCAGGAAGTTGGCCTTGAGGTCACGTCCTACCTGCCGGCCGAGATCGATATCATCTAA
- a CDS encoding GNAT family N-acetyltransferase produces the protein MLIRDALPSDEPRWRRLWDGYLAFYETTLPEDVTARTWNRLIHKSDGLFCRVAETAGEVCGFSHSVLHAGTWTTTSSCYLEDLFVAPEQRGRGVGEALIRDLAGLAKAKGWSRLYWHTRGSNAAARRVYDRFIAADDFVRYRIFFGPDAS, from the coding sequence GTGCTGATCCGTGACGCCCTACCGAGCGACGAACCGCGCTGGCGGCGGCTGTGGGACGGCTATCTCGCGTTCTACGAGACCACGCTCCCCGAAGACGTAACGGCGCGCACGTGGAACCGCCTGATCCACAAATCCGACGGCCTGTTCTGCCGCGTCGCCGAGACGGCGGGCGAAGTGTGCGGCTTTTCCCACTCGGTGCTCCACGCGGGCACCTGGACGACGACGTCGTCGTGCTATCTCGAAGATCTGTTCGTCGCCCCGGAGCAGCGGGGCCGCGGCGTGGGCGAAGCGCTTATCCGAGACCTCGCGGGTTTGGCGAAAGCGAAGGGCTGGTCGCGACTCTACTGGCATACGCGCGGCTCGAACGCAGCCGCCCGGCGCGTCTACGACCGCTTCATCGCGGCCGACGACTTCGTGCGATACCGGATTTTTTTCGGTCCGGACGCAAGCTGA